Below is a window of Fibrobacter sp. DNA.
AAAAAGATCGCCGGTGTAAAGACTCCGGTTCTACGTGAAGTGAAATTCGATCTTCAGCGCTACAGCGCCTTTTCTCTTCCTGCCTGGGTCCCATCCGGGATCGAGATTCTCAAGAACCTTGCAAGCCTCAAAATATCGCTGGATCTTGCCAGGAAAAAAGTGGATATTCTCGAATTTGCCCGTAAGAAAACTACTCAGAAGGTTAACCTTTACGAGAAGGTACAGATCCCGGAGTACAGGGATGCGATAAGGAGAATTAAACGTTTTCTCGAGGATGAAGAGAATTTGTCAAAATCTTCACAAAAGATTCTCAAGGCCAAGATTGCCGAGGCGGAGGCTGTAAAATGATAGTAAAAATGAAACGTCTCGAGCTTCTGCTCTACTATAAAGAACGGGAACAGTTTCTGGATTCACTGCGCTCCCTGGGAGTGGTGCATATCGAGGAACTGCCTGAAAACTCGGAAAGTCCAAGAGTTTCAGAACTTGCCGGTCAGATCAGGACATGTGAGCGTGTTATCTCATCACTGAAAAAAATCCAGAAAGCGAAAGAGATCTCTGCTGTTCAGTCCAGGGATGGTGATCCTGTTGAGGTACTGAAGAGATTCGAAGAGTATGAGGAGAAGAGGGAGAAGATCACTCAGGAGATAGCTGCCCTGAGAAAAGATGCAGCGATGCTGCAGCCGTGGGGAAATTTCGAACCTGCATCTGTAAATAAGCTTCTGCCCGCTGGA
It encodes the following:
- a CDS encoding V-type ATP synthase subunit D, whose product is MALNFQYNKTYLQQLNKGLKVRENALPTLVAKESALRLEVKKAKEQVMVIERELQEQYNAHSSTHRLWKEIPAGIIKVSRVDTDFKKIAGVKTPVLREVKFDLQRYSAFSLPAWVPSGIEILKNLASLKISLDLARKKVDILEFARKKTTQKVNLYEKVQIPEYRDAIRRIKRFLEDEENLSKSSQKILKAKIAEAEAVK